A genomic window from Caldalkalibacillus salinus includes:
- a CDS encoding heptaprenylglyceryl phosphate synthase, whose translation MMDEHKWSHAFKLDPDKYISDEDLERICESGSDGIIVGGSSGVTFDNTIDLLGRIRRYAIPCVLEVSNREAIVPGFDHYYIPFVLNAQNPEWIIEPHVQAVKELGTIIPWQDVSLVGYCVLNPKATVARMTDSRTSLDAEDVIAYGRFAQHLLHCSYFYIEYSGTFGDMDLVRHAYQSFKKDGDMHILYGGGIKYPDQVQQAVTVSDTVVVGNIIYEDIRAAIQTVKEVKTT comes from the coding sequence ATGATGGATGAACATAAATGGTCACACGCCTTTAAGCTAGACCCCGATAAATACATATCCGATGAAGATTTGGAGCGTATTTGTGAATCGGGAAGTGACGGCATTATTGTCGGTGGCAGCAGTGGTGTGACCTTTGATAATACAATAGATTTGTTAGGCCGCATACGGCGTTATGCTATTCCGTGTGTGCTAGAGGTGTCCAATCGGGAGGCGATTGTACCTGGTTTTGATCATTATTATATCCCCTTTGTGCTTAACGCGCAGAATCCAGAGTGGATCATCGAGCCTCATGTTCAGGCGGTCAAAGAACTAGGTACCATCATTCCTTGGCAAGATGTATCCCTAGTCGGTTATTGTGTCCTTAACCCGAAGGCGACAGTGGCTCGTATGACAGATAGTCGTACATCATTAGATGCTGAAGACGTGATTGCCTATGGACGTTTTGCCCAGCATTTATTACATTGTTCATACTTTTATATTGAATACAGTGGCACGTTTGGTGATATGGATTTGGTTCGTCACGCCTATCAATCATTTAAGAAAGACGGGGATATGCATATTTTGTATGGTGGAGGAATTAAATACCCAGATCAAGTCCAACAAGCCGTCACTGTTTCTGATACAGTCGTGGTCGGCAATATCATATATGAAGACATCAGGGCAGCCATTCAAACTGTGAAGGAGGTCAAAACGACATGA
- the pcrA gene encoding DNA helicase PcrA, whose translation MNPTTTRLLNGLNEQQAKAVQETNGPLLLIAGAGSGKTRVLTHRIAYLLAEKRVTPWNILAITFTNKAAREMKDRVAGLVGPVAEDIWISTFHSMCVRILRRDINRLGYNRSFTILDSTDQLSAIKDTMKRLNIDPKKFDPKTIRGTISQYKNELKTPQQVSQLVGNYYDQVVAQVYEGYQKMLQANSSLDFDDLIMVTVRLFKEVPEVLEFYQRKFQYIHVDEYQDTNRAQYMLVSMLADHHRNICVVGDSDQSIYQFRGADISIILSFEEDYTDAKVIKLEQNYRSTKRILKAANEVIKYNSSRKKKNLWTDNEEGPKLSYFRGENEHDEAYFITQKIKDALLDGKNYKDVAVLYRTNAQSRVIEEVFLKSNIPYQIVGGIKFYDRKEIKDILAYLRLISNPDDDTSLRRIINVPKRGIGQTTVDKLSAYAGEKGISMYKALGEVDFIGLNARATNKLADFYGLLKNWVQMVDYLSVTELTEEVLNRSGYREELKKENSIESRSRLENINEFISVTMEFEQKSEDKTLLAFLTELALVADIDQVDEGEDANNKVILMTLHAAKGLEYPIVFLAGMEEGIFPHNRSLMDENEMEEERRLAYVGITRAEGALYLTNAKIRTIYGKRELNPESRFLREIPEDIMEKVHDEEASQQARPIGLSQQLGDGAGTRPSQKTTRMSPARPQSSGAQGLGWNVGDKAQHNKWGIGTVVSMNGEGDDLELTIAFEKPVGLKKLLAKFAPISKAE comes from the coding sequence ATGAATCCAACCACAACTAGGTTATTAAATGGCCTAAACGAACAGCAAGCGAAAGCCGTACAAGAAACGAACGGTCCATTGCTCTTGATTGCAGGAGCAGGAAGTGGGAAGACGCGGGTTTTAACCCATCGCATCGCCTACCTCTTAGCTGAGAAAAGAGTCACCCCCTGGAATATCTTAGCCATCACATTTACGAATAAAGCGGCGAGGGAGATGAAGGATCGTGTAGCTGGATTAGTTGGCCCAGTTGCTGAAGACATCTGGATTTCTACTTTCCATTCTATGTGTGTGCGGATTCTTAGAAGGGACATTAACCGGCTGGGGTATAATCGGAGCTTTACCATACTAGACAGTACGGATCAACTTTCAGCGATAAAAGACACGATGAAACGACTTAATATTGATCCGAAAAAATTTGACCCGAAAACGATTCGCGGGACGATTTCACAATACAAGAATGAATTAAAGACACCCCAGCAAGTGAGCCAGCTGGTAGGCAACTACTATGACCAGGTCGTTGCTCAAGTGTATGAAGGATATCAGAAGATGCTCCAAGCCAATTCCTCTTTAGATTTCGACGATCTCATTATGGTCACGGTCAGACTGTTCAAGGAAGTTCCTGAAGTACTAGAATTTTATCAAAGAAAGTTCCAGTATATTCACGTCGACGAGTATCAAGATACAAACCGTGCCCAGTATATGCTCGTGAGTATGCTAGCCGATCATCACAGAAACATTTGTGTTGTGGGGGACAGTGATCAGTCCATTTATCAATTCCGTGGGGCGGACATTAGCATTATTTTATCGTTTGAAGAAGACTACACGGATGCCAAAGTCATTAAGCTAGAGCAAAACTATCGCTCCACAAAACGAATTTTAAAAGCGGCGAATGAAGTTATTAAATATAACAGCAGTCGTAAAAAGAAGAACTTGTGGACAGATAACGAAGAAGGGCCCAAATTATCTTATTTTCGCGGAGAAAATGAACATGATGAAGCGTATTTTATCACGCAAAAAATCAAAGATGCCTTGCTAGATGGAAAAAACTACAAAGACGTAGCCGTATTATATCGCACGAACGCGCAATCCCGTGTGATTGAGGAAGTGTTCTTAAAATCCAACATTCCATATCAAATCGTGGGTGGCATTAAGTTCTACGATCGCAAAGAGATCAAGGACATCTTGGCTTATTTAAGACTCATTTCTAATCCCGATGATGATACGAGCTTGAGAAGGATTATTAACGTCCCGAAGAGAGGAATAGGGCAAACCACCGTTGATAAGCTATCTGCCTACGCTGGAGAAAAAGGCATCTCGATGTATAAAGCACTCGGTGAAGTGGATTTTATCGGACTGAATGCCAGAGCCACTAATAAACTCGCTGATTTTTATGGTTTACTCAAGAACTGGGTTCAAATGGTGGACTACCTTTCAGTCACGGAGCTTACTGAAGAAGTCCTCAATCGCTCGGGCTATCGTGAAGAGCTCAAAAAAGAAAACTCCATAGAATCCCGTTCTAGACTAGAGAATATCAACGAGTTTATATCCGTTACCATGGAATTTGAACAGAAGAGCGAGGACAAAACATTACTGGCCTTCTTGACGGAGCTGGCCCTCGTCGCTGACATTGATCAGGTTGATGAAGGGGAGGACGCGAACAACAAAGTGATCCTGATGACCTTGCATGCGGCTAAAGGGTTAGAATACCCGATCGTCTTTTTAGCAGGTATGGAAGAGGGGATCTTTCCTCATAATCGCTCGCTTATGGATGAGAATGAGATGGAGGAAGAACGGCGTCTCGCTTACGTTGGCATTACCCGTGCTGAAGGAGCGCTCTACTTGACAAACGCTAAAATAAGAACGATTTACGGGAAACGAGAGCTGAACCCTGAATCTAGATTTTTACGTGAGATACCAGAGGACATTATGGAAAAAGTTCACGATGAAGAGGCGTCGCAGCAAGCGAGGCCCATCGGTTTGTCGCAACAGCTTGGAGATGGTGCAGGCACTCGTCCATCCCAGAAGACGACACGCATGTCGCCTGCACGTCCACAATCGTCAGGTGCTCAAGGCCTTGGTTGGAATGTTGGGGATAAAGCCCAGCATAACAAGTGGGGCATCGGAACGGTTGTGAGTATGAACGGAGAAGGTGACGACCTTGAACTCACGATCGCATTTGAAAAACCGGTCGGATTAAAAAAACTTTTAGCCAAATTTGCCCCTA